The following are encoded in a window of Nibricoccus aquaticus genomic DNA:
- the argF gene encoding ornithine carbamoyltransferase codes for MKHFLKETDFKPHEVAEVFALARDLKQKRGRHTPPVLQHQTWAMIFSKSSTRTRVSFEVGIHELGGNPLFLNKNDIQLGRGESIEDTAKVLSRFVHGLVVRTYDHAEVERLAAAGNIPVINALTDFLHPCQIYADAFTLAERWAPKDGDLLASLKGRKIAFLGDTACNMANSWVLGANLFGMKIALSGPKGFEPDAAANALFAKEGFAGGYQFTTDPYEAVKDADVVYTDVWVSMGKEAESAERIKQMTPFAVTAKLFAAAKPDAYFMHCLPAYPGKEVTQEVLDNPRSIIFDQAENRLHAQKAIMAVLAQQPRA; via the coding sequence AAGTTTTTGCACTGGCTAGAGACCTTAAGCAAAAGCGCGGGCGTCATACGCCGCCGGTTCTCCAGCATCAGACGTGGGCGATGATTTTTTCGAAATCGAGCACCCGCACGCGGGTCTCGTTCGAGGTCGGCATTCATGAGCTGGGCGGCAATCCGCTTTTCCTGAATAAAAACGACATCCAGCTCGGTCGCGGTGAATCCATCGAAGACACGGCGAAAGTGCTCTCACGGTTCGTGCATGGACTTGTTGTTCGCACGTACGATCACGCGGAAGTCGAACGGCTCGCGGCGGCTGGAAATATCCCGGTGATCAACGCGCTGACGGATTTTCTCCACCCGTGCCAGATCTACGCGGACGCGTTCACGCTCGCGGAACGTTGGGCGCCGAAAGACGGCGATCTGCTCGCGTCTTTGAAGGGGCGCAAGATCGCGTTCCTCGGCGATACGGCGTGCAACATGGCGAACTCGTGGGTGCTCGGCGCGAATCTTTTCGGCATGAAGATCGCACTCTCGGGTCCGAAAGGTTTCGAGCCGGATGCCGCGGCCAATGCGTTGTTCGCGAAGGAAGGTTTCGCAGGCGGTTATCAGTTCACGACCGATCCGTACGAAGCGGTGAAAGACGCGGACGTGGTTTACACCGACGTCTGGGTCAGCATGGGCAAAGAGGCCGAATCGGCCGAGCGCATCAAACAGATGACGCCGTTTGCCGTGACCGCGAAGCTCTTCGCTGCGGCGAAACCCGACGCGTACTTCATGCACTGTCTGCCGGCTTATCCGGGCAAGGAAGTGACGCAGGAGGTTTTGGATAATCCTCGCTCGATCATCTTCGATCAGGCTGAAAATCGTCTGCACGCGCAGAAGGCTATCATGGCCGTGCTCGCGCAGCAGCCGCGGGCTTAA
- a CDS encoding argininosuccinate synthase codes for MKIVLAYSGGLDTSVIVKWLKETYDAEIITFAADVGQEEELKGLDKKAKKTGASKHYTLDLVEEFASDFIFPMIRANAIYEGQYYLGTSIARPLIAKAQVDIAHKEKADTVAHGATGKGNDQCRFELTYMALDPKLQIIAPWKMEEYRALFPGRAEMIAYCAEHKIPVEASLKKPYSMDRNLLHISYEAGILEDPWFDPTTEANKGMFKLSVSPEDAPDKPEYVEIDFEAGNAVAVNGKKLSPGKLLKALNKLGGKHGIGRVDLVENRFVGMKSRGVYETPGGTILMQAHRQVESLTLDREVLQLRDGLIPKYAQLVYNGFWFAPEREALQALVDESQRYVTGTVRLKLYKGNIITCGRKSKFSMYDDKIASMEGVKSWYNQSDATGFIRLNGLRLRARNLAQGGPKIGS; via the coding sequence ATGAAAATCGTCCTCGCATACTCGGGCGGCCTAGACACGTCCGTCATCGTCAAGTGGCTCAAAGAGACCTATGACGCCGAGATCATCACTTTCGCGGCCGACGTCGGTCAGGAAGAAGAACTGAAGGGTCTCGACAAGAAGGCCAAGAAGACTGGCGCCTCGAAACACTACACGCTCGATCTCGTCGAAGAGTTCGCGAGCGACTTCATCTTCCCGATGATCCGAGCCAACGCGATTTACGAAGGCCAGTATTACCTCGGCACTTCGATCGCGCGTCCGCTGATCGCGAAGGCGCAGGTGGACATCGCGCACAAGGAAAAGGCCGACACCGTCGCGCACGGCGCTACAGGCAAGGGCAATGACCAGTGCCGTTTCGAGCTCACCTACATGGCGCTCGATCCTAAGCTGCAGATCATCGCTCCGTGGAAGATGGAAGAGTATCGCGCGCTGTTCCCCGGCCGCGCCGAGATGATTGCTTACTGCGCCGAACATAAGATCCCGGTCGAGGCTTCGCTCAAGAAGCCGTACTCGATGGATCGTAACCTTCTCCACATCTCGTACGAAGCGGGCATCCTCGAAGATCCGTGGTTCGACCCGACGACTGAGGCGAACAAGGGGATGTTCAAGCTCTCCGTTTCGCCGGAGGACGCGCCGGACAAACCTGAGTACGTCGAAATTGATTTCGAGGCGGGCAACGCCGTCGCGGTTAACGGCAAGAAGCTCTCGCCCGGAAAGCTTCTCAAGGCGCTCAATAAACTCGGCGGCAAGCACGGCATCGGCCGTGTGGACCTCGTGGAAAACCGTTTCGTCGGCATGAAGAGCCGCGGTGTTTATGAAACTCCTGGCGGCACGATCCTCATGCAGGCGCATCGTCAGGTGGAGTCGCTCACGCTTGATCGCGAAGTGCTCCAACTCCGCGATGGTCTCATCCCGAAGTATGCGCAGCTCGTGTATAACGGCTTCTGGTTCGCTCCTGAGCGTGAGGCGCTTCAGGCGCTCGTGGACGAGAGCCAGCGCTACGTGACGGGCACCGTTCGCTTGAAGCTCTACAAGGGCAACATCATCACCTGCGGACGTAAGTCGAAGTTCTCGATGTACGACGACAAGATCGCGTCGATGGAAGGCGTGAAGAGCTGGTACAATCAGAGCGATGCGACCGGCTTCATCCGCCTCAATGGTCTGCGTCTCCGCGCGCGTAATCTGGCGCAGGGCGGCCCGAAGATCGGAAGCTGA
- a CDS encoding methyl-accepting chemotaxis protein: MKLPSLTIGRKITSGFALVFALFLIVAAIAYFALGRAGKGLADFSDSTAETNVAANLESSMLNLRMGVNEFLATGSEDSIANYEKNRKALDAAVDQAATAMKDNADRAQDIADAKKLLVEYNAAFQKTVTLLHERQAEVANTLDPRSTAIGDALKGILLAARQSGDQNASFKTSSALQNFFEALAAVNSFLLTREDTHAEKTRASIAAMVKQVVGMEKELKEAEALDASLADPTKAKLITEIQQNAAVYIEGFEKVVASTQARAAVVKDDLERLAPLFTKEITNVRTSLRKQQDDLDQISRDDQKKNEFLVLSLSIAGIVLGIVFAFVIVRSVTRPISLLTTRLTGGAEHTASASSQVTSASQTMAEGSSRQAAALEESSASLEEMAGMTRKNAENAQAAKSLANQTRVAADAGTEDMKEMKAAMAAIQTSSTEISKIIKTIDEIAFQTNLLALNAAVEAARAGEAGLGFAVVADEVRSLAQRSVQAARETAQKISDSTAKSEQGAKISEKVGKSLDEITAKARQVDELIAEIAVASQEQSQGIDQVSRAVSDMDQVTQANAATAEETSAAANELSSQAAQLKGIINELTHMVSGNKTATEASAAPAQPEAAPVEVAAASAPKPAARPARAAAKAARPAPARARHVETAANGSAPVKNSIPNRNGHEAASSDDRFFKDV; this comes from the coding sequence GTGAAACTCCCATCGCTCACCATCGGCCGGAAAATCACCTCCGGCTTCGCTCTCGTCTTCGCGCTCTTCCTCATAGTCGCCGCCATCGCGTATTTCGCCCTCGGCCGCGCGGGCAAAGGACTCGCCGACTTCTCCGACAGCACCGCCGAGACCAACGTCGCCGCCAACCTCGAGTCCTCGATGCTCAACCTCCGCATGGGCGTGAACGAGTTTCTCGCCACCGGCTCCGAGGACAGCATCGCAAACTACGAAAAAAACCGCAAAGCCCTCGATGCCGCCGTCGACCAGGCCGCCACCGCGATGAAGGATAATGCCGACCGCGCCCAAGACATCGCCGACGCCAAAAAACTCCTCGTCGAGTACAACGCCGCCTTCCAAAAGACCGTCACCCTCCTCCACGAACGTCAGGCAGAGGTCGCCAACACTCTCGACCCCCGTTCCACCGCGATCGGCGACGCCCTCAAAGGCATCCTCCTCGCCGCCCGCCAGTCCGGCGACCAGAACGCCTCCTTCAAAACCTCGTCCGCCCTCCAGAATTTCTTCGAAGCCCTCGCCGCCGTGAACAGCTTCCTGCTTACCCGCGAAGACACCCACGCCGAAAAAACCCGCGCCTCCATCGCCGCCATGGTGAAACAAGTCGTCGGCATGGAAAAAGAACTCAAAGAAGCTGAAGCCCTCGACGCCTCCCTCGCCGATCCCACCAAGGCCAAGCTCATCACCGAGATCCAGCAAAACGCTGCCGTCTACATCGAAGGCTTCGAAAAAGTCGTCGCCTCCACCCAGGCCCGCGCCGCCGTCGTCAAAGACGACCTCGAACGCCTCGCCCCCCTCTTCACCAAAGAAATCACCAACGTCCGCACCTCCCTGCGCAAACAGCAGGATGACCTCGATCAGATCAGCCGCGACGATCAGAAAAAGAACGAGTTCCTCGTGCTCTCGCTCAGCATCGCCGGCATCGTCCTGGGCATCGTCTTCGCCTTCGTGATTGTCCGCAGCGTCACGCGCCCCATCTCCCTGCTCACCACCCGCCTCACCGGCGGCGCCGAACACACCGCCTCCGCTTCCAGCCAGGTCACCTCCGCCTCCCAAACGATGGCCGAAGGCTCCTCCCGCCAGGCCGCCGCCCTCGAAGAGAGCTCCGCCTCCCTCGAAGAAATGGCCGGCATGACCCGCAAGAACGCCGAAAACGCTCAAGCCGCCAAATCCCTCGCCAACCAAACCCGCGTCGCCGCCGACGCCGGCACCGAGGACATGAAAGAGATGAAAGCCGCCATGGCCGCCATCCAGACCTCGAGCACCGAGATCTCCAAAATCATCAAGACGATCGACGAGATCGCCTTCCAAACCAACCTCCTCGCCCTCAACGCCGCTGTTGAAGCCGCCCGCGCCGGTGAAGCCGGCCTCGGTTTCGCCGTCGTCGCCGACGAAGTCCGCTCCCTCGCCCAACGCAGCGTTCAAGCCGCCCGCGAAACCGCGCAGAAAATTTCCGACTCCACCGCCAAGTCCGAACAAGGCGCCAAGATCTCCGAAAAAGTCGGCAAGAGCCTCGACGAAATCACCGCCAAAGCCCGTCAGGTCGATGAGCTCATCGCCGAGATCGCCGTCGCCTCCCAAGAACAAAGCCAGGGCATCGACCAAGTTTCCCGCGCCGTCTCCGACATGGATCAGGTCACGCAGGCCAACGCCGCCACCGCGGAAGAAACCAGCGCCGCCGCCAACGAGCTCAGCAGCCAGGCCGCCCAGCTCAAAGGTATCATCAACGAACTGACGCACATGGTCAGCGGCAACAAAACCGCCACCGAAGCCAGCGCCGCTCCCGCTCAACCCGAAGCCGCTCCCGTCGAAGTCGCCGCCGCTTCTGCGCCCAAGCCCGCCGCTCGTCCCGCTCGCGCCGCCGCCAAAGCCGCCCGTCCCGCTCCTGCCCGCGCCCGCCACGTCGAAACCGCCGCCAACGGCAGCGCTCCGGTGAAAAATTCGATCCCGAATCGCAACGGCCACGAAGCCGCCAGCTCCGACGACCGCTTTTTCAAGGATGTCTAA
- a CDS encoding energy transducer TonB gives MTSPLLRFLSLFTFLALVSLPLTSVADDTIYTKVDENPVPVKTPPPRYPDSLKREGVSGVVAVTIVIDETGAVASTSVAKSSHPDFERPAMEAVAKWKFKPAKKDGAAVKVKVTLPLRFSVED, from the coding sequence ATGACGTCCCCACTACTCCGCTTCCTATCCCTGTTCACCTTCCTCGCCCTGGTCAGCCTCCCGCTGACCTCTGTGGCCGACGATACGATCTACACCAAAGTAGACGAAAATCCCGTCCCCGTTAAGACCCCGCCGCCCCGCTATCCCGACAGCCTCAAACGCGAAGGCGTTTCCGGCGTCGTCGCCGTCACCATCGTCATCGACGAAACCGGTGCCGTTGCCAGCACCAGCGTCGCCAAGTCCTCGCATCCCGATTTCGAACGCCCCGCGATGGAGGCCGTCGCCAAGTGGAAGTTCAAGCCCGCCAAGAAAGACGGCGCCGCCGTCAAAGTGAAGGTCACCCTCCCGCTGCGTTTCAGCGTCGAAGACTAA
- a CDS encoding PEP-CTERM sorting domain-containing protein (PEP-CTERM proteins occur, often in large numbers, in the proteomes of bacteria that also encode an exosortase, a predicted intramembrane cysteine proteinase. The presence of a PEP-CTERM domain at a protein's C-terminus predicts cleavage within the sorting domain, followed by covalent anchoring to some some component of the (usually Gram-negative) cell surface. Many PEP-CTERM proteins exhibit an unusual sequence composition that includes large numbers of potential glycosylation sites. Expression of one such protein has been shown restore the ability of a bacterium to form floc, a type of biofilm.), with protein sequence MTVGAGGSIADSLGNATLTTVPEPATTVALLGGAAGLFVMYRRRQRKAVTTAPAA encoded by the coding sequence TTGACTGTTGGGGCGGGCGGATCAATCGCCGACTCCCTCGGCAATGCCACCCTCACCACCGTCCCCGAGCCCGCCACCACCGTTGCTCTCCTCGGCGGTGCCGCCGGTCTCTTCGTCATGTACCGCCGCCGTCAGCGCAAAGCCGTCACCACGGCTCCCGCCGCCTGA
- a CDS encoding TIGR02597 family protein has translation MEIAPSIFNHPTIARPIINVSTTRLLSNTLVLGLTLTLCGATASVAATATTDPVGYNTISLLANSDTYVSVPFHRPAAFVGQVSSFSGNVITVAGTPGWTASQFVYASGTQANTYYAFIRSGTKEGNYYTVTANAGNTLTIDLAGDTLTGLAANDSISIIPYWTLGTLFPAADAGVSFTTSASPFAVQTYVLIPNLQASGINLSTTSSYFFYNGAWRLFGQDLTVSRNDDTLIPDTYFIVRNNASAGTLTQTGSVLTKKFVTPLQTYTGGKQDNPVALLRPVPVTLDDSGLAASGAFSASSSPLNLSDILLVFDNTVAAKNKSSSATYYYYNGAWRKFGADASQNFGSTVVFGPGTGVQIRKATSSTGSASIWTNSATY, from the coding sequence TTGGAAATTGCTCCCTCCATTTTCAACCACCCCACTATCGCCAGACCCATTATCAACGTGAGTACCACCCGTCTCCTCTCAAACACCCTCGTCCTCGGCCTGACACTCACCCTGTGCGGAGCGACCGCGAGCGTCGCCGCCACGGCCACGACCGACCCCGTTGGTTACAACACCATCTCTCTCCTCGCCAATTCCGACACCTACGTCTCGGTCCCCTTCCACCGCCCCGCCGCCTTCGTCGGCCAAGTCAGCTCCTTTTCGGGCAACGTAATCACCGTTGCAGGTACCCCCGGCTGGACCGCCAGCCAGTTCGTCTACGCCTCTGGAACACAGGCCAACACCTACTACGCCTTCATCCGCTCCGGCACCAAAGAAGGTAACTACTACACAGTCACCGCCAACGCCGGCAACACCCTCACCATCGACCTCGCCGGCGACACCCTCACCGGCCTCGCCGCCAACGACTCCATCAGCATCATCCCCTACTGGACCCTCGGTACGCTGTTCCCGGCAGCCGACGCAGGTGTGTCGTTTACGACGTCAGCCTCCCCCTTCGCAGTACAGACGTATGTTTTAATACCAAACTTGCAGGCCAGTGGAATCAATCTTTCAACCACCAGCAGCTACTTTTTCTATAATGGTGCATGGCGTTTGTTTGGCCAAGATCTCACCGTGAGCAGAAACGACGACACGTTGATTCCCGATACGTATTTCATCGTCCGTAATAATGCTTCTGCCGGTACTCTCACCCAAACAGGGAGCGTTCTGACGAAAAAATTTGTTACTCCGCTCCAAACTTACACAGGAGGTAAACAAGACAACCCTGTAGCTCTATTAAGGCCAGTCCCCGTTACTTTAGATGATTCTGGATTGGCTGCTAGTGGTGCTTTCTCAGCAAGCTCAAGTCCCCTGAATCTGTCCGATATTCTATTAGTTTTTGACAACACCGTTGCTGCCAAAAACAAGTCGTCCTCTGCCACCTACTACTACTACAACGGCGCTTGGCGTAAATTTGGAGCCGATGCTTCTCAAAATTTCGGCTCCACTGTTGTGTTTGGGCCCGGCACCGGTGTTCAGATCAGAAAAGCAACTTCATCTACGGGCTCTGCCAGCATTTGGACCAACTCCGCTACTTACTGA
- a CDS encoding DUF4861 domain-containing protein, producing MKNLRASFLISSLLFAASALCAADKVTVTVTHALDAARPSETITIPWSEVNKALPNAYLQKIAVKDAAGNVLPYQVTNVAPQAKDPKNVGAAYGELIFQHSFAAGEKSATFTIEKTDVVSPVFPQKAFARYIPERLDDFGWENDKVAHRTYGQALGEPAPAGVVKEVLVTSGLDIWSKRVDYPIVDRWYNKGHDHYHKDQGEGMDMYNVGKSRGCGGTGVWDGTTLFVGRNYKTWKIIANGPIRAIFELGYDSWDANGVKVSEVKRFTVDAGHNLDRIDSTFTFEGAPTITVATGLNKNNADKGQEPQVEVIKNEAAGVLAQWTVQKTNGALGTAVLIPGGKFEGYAEDTLNVLALAKAESGKPVTYYAGSGWTKAGDFPTKESWEKYLADFATRLKSPITVKVGE from the coding sequence ATGAAAAACCTCCGCGCCTCCTTCCTGATTTCCTCCCTGTTGTTTGCCGCCAGCGCGTTGTGCGCCGCTGATAAAGTGACGGTGACCGTCACGCATGCGCTCGATGCGGCGCGGCCGTCCGAGACCATCACGATCCCGTGGAGCGAGGTGAACAAGGCGTTACCGAATGCGTATCTGCAAAAAATCGCGGTCAAGGATGCGGCGGGCAACGTGCTCCCTTATCAGGTCACCAATGTCGCCCCGCAGGCGAAGGATCCGAAGAATGTGGGCGCGGCTTACGGTGAGTTGATTTTCCAGCACAGTTTCGCGGCGGGAGAGAAGTCGGCGACGTTCACGATCGAGAAGACGGACGTGGTTTCGCCGGTGTTTCCGCAGAAGGCTTTCGCGCGCTACATCCCGGAGCGGCTGGATGATTTTGGTTGGGAGAATGACAAGGTCGCTCACCGCACTTATGGCCAGGCGCTGGGCGAGCCGGCTCCGGCGGGTGTGGTGAAGGAAGTGCTCGTGACGAGCGGTCTCGATATCTGGTCGAAGCGGGTGGATTACCCGATTGTCGATCGTTGGTACAACAAGGGGCACGATCACTATCACAAGGACCAGGGCGAGGGTATGGACATGTATAATGTCGGCAAATCGCGCGGCTGCGGCGGCACCGGTGTGTGGGATGGGACGACGCTTTTTGTCGGTCGCAATTACAAGACGTGGAAGATCATAGCGAACGGGCCGATCCGGGCGATCTTCGAGCTCGGCTATGATTCGTGGGACGCGAATGGCGTGAAGGTTTCCGAGGTGAAGCGCTTCACGGTCGATGCCGGGCACAATCTCGACCGGATCGACAGCACGTTCACGTTTGAGGGCGCGCCCACGATCACCGTCGCGACGGGGTTGAATAAAAATAACGCCGACAAAGGCCAGGAGCCGCAGGTGGAAGTCATCAAAAATGAAGCCGCTGGTGTGCTGGCTCAGTGGACGGTCCAGAAAACCAACGGCGCGCTCGGCACGGCGGTGCTGATCCCGGGCGGCAAGTTTGAAGGCTACGCGGAAGACACGCTCAACGTGCTCGCGCTCGCCAAGGCGGAGTCGGGCAAGCCGGTGACTTATTACGCGGGCTCGGGCTGGACGAAGGCGGGCGATTTTCCCACGAAGGAAAGCTGGGAAAAGTATCTCGCCGATTTCGCTACGCGCCTGAAGTCGCCCATCACCGTCAAGGTCGGCGAATAA
- the kduI gene encoding 5-dehydro-4-deoxy-D-glucuronate isomerase produces the protein MKLHYFPTPAQANVMSTEELRAHFHIGGLFQPGKVLAHYTDLDRMIVGAALPTTAPLGLPHDKELGTSFFLERREIGILNVGAPGSVKVGGTKYELGTLDCVYVGLGEKDVTFENGASGQAAFYFISTPAHAKYPTTVVRKADVSSDPIGDVTKANRRRILKYIHIDGVKSCQLVMGCTEFEPGSVWNTMPPHVHSRRTEIYLYFDVADQMVVHLMGEPQKTRHIIMRDREVVLSPAWSIHSGVGTGSYRFVWAMGGDNQVFSDMDACPIAELK, from the coding sequence ATGAAACTCCATTACTTCCCAACGCCTGCCCAGGCCAACGTCATGAGCACTGAGGAACTGCGCGCGCATTTCCACATCGGCGGCCTCTTCCAGCCAGGCAAGGTCCTCGCTCACTATACCGACCTCGATCGCATGATCGTCGGCGCCGCGCTGCCCACGACGGCGCCGCTCGGTCTGCCGCATGACAAGGAGCTCGGGACGAGTTTCTTCCTGGAGCGCCGCGAAATCGGCATCCTCAACGTCGGTGCGCCGGGCTCGGTCAAAGTCGGCGGCACGAAGTACGAACTCGGCACGCTCGACTGCGTGTATGTAGGGCTCGGCGAGAAGGACGTGACGTTTGAAAACGGCGCGAGCGGCCAGGCTGCGTTTTACTTCATCAGCACACCGGCTCACGCGAAATATCCGACGACGGTTGTGCGCAAGGCGGATGTATCCAGCGATCCGATCGGCGATGTCACGAAGGCGAATCGCCGCCGCATCCTGAAGTATATTCACATCGACGGCGTGAAGAGCTGCCAGCTCGTGATGGGTTGCACGGAGTTCGAGCCGGGCAGCGTTTGGAATACGATGCCTCCACACGTTCACAGCCGCCGCACGGAGATCTACCTGTACTTCGATGTCGCCGATCAGATGGTTGTCCACCTCATGGGCGAGCCGCAGAAAACGCGGCACATCATCATGCGCGATCGCGAGGTCGTCCTTTCGCCGGCGTGGTCGATCCACTCGGGTGTAGGCACCGGTTCTTATCGTTTCGTGTGGGCGATGGGCGGCGACAATCAGGTCTTCTCTGACATGGATGCGTGTCCGATCGCGGAGCTGAAGTGA
- a CDS encoding glucose 1-dehydrogenase: protein MSNYLQQKFGLAGKVALVTGSSQGLGRSMALALAQAGADVIINGRDASKLGAVVAEVEKLGRRAVGIAADLGKREDVQRLIDQAIAWQGHLDILVNNAGLIKRTPAVDHSDADWDLVLGVNLDGVFTACRAAGKHMLARGSGKIINIASLLTFFGGITVPGYAASKGAVGQLTKALSNEWSSKGVNVNAISPGYMRTDNTAALQADAVRSKEILSRIPANRWGEPGDMDGAIVFLASAASDYLSGIVMPVDGGWCGR from the coding sequence ATGAGTAACTATCTCCAACAGAAATTCGGTCTCGCCGGTAAAGTCGCCCTTGTGACGGGTTCGTCGCAAGGCCTCGGCCGTTCGATGGCACTCGCGCTCGCGCAGGCTGGTGCCGATGTGATCATCAATGGACGTGATGCGTCGAAGCTCGGTGCGGTTGTCGCAGAAGTGGAAAAACTCGGACGCCGCGCGGTCGGCATCGCTGCTGATCTCGGCAAGCGCGAAGACGTGCAGCGGCTCATCGACCAGGCGATCGCCTGGCAGGGACATCTCGATATTCTCGTGAACAACGCAGGGCTGATCAAACGCACGCCGGCGGTTGATCACAGCGATGCGGACTGGGATCTGGTGCTCGGCGTGAATCTCGATGGCGTGTTCACGGCGTGCCGCGCGGCGGGCAAGCACATGCTCGCGCGGGGTTCGGGCAAGATCATCAACATCGCGTCGCTGCTGACGTTCTTCGGCGGTATCACGGTTCCTGGATACGCGGCCAGCAAGGGCGCGGTAGGCCAGCTCACGAAGGCGCTCTCGAACGAGTGGTCGTCGAAGGGCGTGAACGTGAACGCGATCTCCCCCGGTTATATGCGTACGGATAACACCGCCGCGCTTCAGGCCGACGCGGTGCGCTCGAAAGAAATCCTCAGCCGCATCCCGGCGAATCGCTGGGGCGAGCCGGGTGACATGGATGGCGCGATCGTTTTCCTGGCGTCGGCCGCGAGCGATTATCTGTCGGGCATCGTGATGCCCGTGGATGGTGGCTGGTG